CTCGATGAGCCACCGCACTTGAAAAAACAATACTCAAATTTAACTTGAATAATTATTAAGCTACTCGTACTCAATAAAAACTGAGTGCTAGTCAAGCTTTTGACCAAACTACTTGCGAGCTGCTCACGAAGAGTTCAGTTCAATTACATCCCTAGTCGTGAGGGGTTTGAGTTTAGAGATGCCAAATGGGTTAGGTAGGATGGGACTGGATAAGGCATTCAGTGAGAATTACAATTCTTACATAGATATGGATTTTATGAAGAATGACTGTGAAAGTAAAATATGGGTTGTGGGCCCGTGGCATTATCACTTGTCAAAAGGGGTTTTGAGTTTAAagatgccaaatgggtaaggaAGGGTGGGACTGGATAAGGCATTAAGTGGAACTacaatcgagccgagtcgattTTGAATTTGAGTTAATTTACCTTAGTCAAggttaatttaatttatccttttttttggcCAATTCAATTTATTTCACTTGAACTTGAGTTTGAGTTACATCAGATCTAACTTAATCAAAGCTCAAACAAGCCCAATTATGATATAAATCAATATATGATATAAGTTTAGACAAAGGATGAAATCTCACattaatacatatatacatacatatatatatatattttttttttgaaactcgATTAAGTTTGATTAATCTCGATGAGCTTTCGAGTCTCGCATGTAAGACTCAAACTTGAGCTCATTGTTATATTCGAGCTACTAAAATTCCACTCAAGCTCAGTTAATGTGAACTAGAGTTCAAACATAACCAAGTAAGCTCTTGAATAGTTCGATTGAGGTCAACTCATTTATATTTAACATTCTAAGTATGCGCAAATAAAAAATGATACTACAATTTTTAAACTTGCTGCATTCAAACAATAGAACTGGTATGAATGATAAGTGAGTAAAAAACATGCACATATACTattatgtttattttgtttatagtattttttttagcGGGGGAAGGTTGAAATTTAAGAAGTAAAAAGAGGAAAGAGGGATTAGAATTAAAGATctttaaattctcaattttcaaCTTTAATCTTTAAACCAAGGCCTCTTTACCAACTTTGACTCTAAAGAAGAAAATATAGTCATTTTAAATATAAGGTTGTATAATCGATCAATCACTGAAATTGATTTTTGTGGTTAGAGAAGGGTTCTTAGAGTTCTCGCCATTATTGTTAGGTTTATGATTCAAATTTTGGAGTTATAATTTGAGAATAGGAAGAATGAAGGGTTTAAAAAGACGAAGAAGTTATAACCAACCAAAATCTAAAATCATTACCCATAGACAAAAGGTAGATAAGTAAAGACTTTAGATTGTCTTAACAAAATACTAACACGTACACTCATCATATCCTTTGATTCCTCCATTTTCTTTTGAGCCTTGACAATTGTAGTTCATGACATTTTCCTGAACATAATTGCAATCTTTATCCGGCGCACTTTGTTTAGTTACCCTAGTGATGGCCCCAATCCATTGGTTATCTTGAGCTAATTACTCagaatattgaaaaaaaaaaattcggacaTTTACGGATCTGACAATGGTGTGATATTAAACTATTAGTAAAAGCAAAAAGTTGCGTCAGCCCGGCAGCCAATTGTGTCAGTGCTGCCGGTTGACACAGCCCGCCAGCAGctgcaaaaagtcaaaaaaaaaaaaagcccggCAGACGCTTGAACAAGCACAAGGAAATTGGAACAAGGAGCTCATCGTAAAGCTACTTCCCTGTTCATGGCTTCATTGGGAGCCTTCTATATTCTTGATTCCTAAATTCCTGAATGCGGCATTTCATCATGTGAGATTTTCTAGCATCTTTTCGTTCGGTTTTTCTTCCCCCTATCGTACGATATACTACCAAATAGAGGCTAAATCGATGGTTTTCATTGCTTGATGTCTATACTTGGGATTATAGTTCATTAACCATGCACgtttttgttaattttcctCTCAGCGACCGTTATGCAGATAATGGCTCAGTTATTATTATAGATGCCCACATGTTAAAGTTTTTTACCGGCGCTTGGCACGTACAGTAACTAgagtgcaatttgtgccatatTCTTTTTCATCGAGTATGCCAATATAATAGCCATGGCACATAACTTTTCCGATCTATTCATTTGTCCAAATgaaattttcccaaaaaaaattactgtagcgatttgatatatgtgaggtaaaaaagtgatagagaaatgtgttcacggaaaatgTAGTAATTTTTCTGAGAAAAATCGCAATCCAAACAGGGAAATTAGTGTTCTAATTGCTGTTGTACTAATTAGACAGCATTTAATCCACAAAATAAAGAAGCAAAACTTCATTAGTTCTATTTTCTGATTGTTAGGACatgtaaagaaaggaaatgtCGTAGGAAACGATCGAGATAGGTACTAGCCTAAGAGCCTATACGAGAGTCCAGTATTTATCTAGAGCTGTGCTGTATGTAAAAATCTTAGAAGGCACTAGACTTGAACTTCATCAAATTAAGTACTTCAACCTAACTAACCACATAGTTTCAACCGAAAAGCTGTTTCAAACACATAATCCAATATTAACTGCGTTTAATTAGGCACCCTGGTGCCTAGGAGAAGTTTGTCAAACGCCTGACACGGCCGCACAAGTTAATTGATTACCTGCCAAATCATATTTAAGGAGTTGCCCGAAGTTGCAAGTTCTAAAGTTAAATACAGGTCCCAAGCTTCCTAGACCATCTCCTCCGCTCTAGTTGAGTACAACCTATtaagtttcctacaaaattaaaaaaaaaaacaggtccCAATCTAATTAAATCAGTATCATCCTACTCATATACTATTAGTTTGTGGGTTCTTTGTGGGTCCCCTTAAATTGCTTTCGGGTCGTTCTTTCGTTAACTGCTTGTGCGTGTGTATTTATtagtttgtgtgtgtgtgttatttgccgtaagggaaaaaaaatactcATATAAATTATAATTCTCAGCAACAAAGCATCAGACTGTTATTAGGACGTGGATCATAAGGTCATTGTCATTTAATTAGTGCTAGTTAATTTACTTACTAGAGAAAAGCTGAATGGCAGGGAAGGATCAGTTATTCTGCCATCtaaaatttatataattatttaaattccaTTTATATTCTCGGTATTCTCTTCTAACAAATGCAGACCAAATGTGTATCTTAGTGTACATTCCTTCAAAAAAAGCAGCAGCCCGGCAGacgctacttttttttttgttttttttgacttttgcagCTGTAACAACCAGGCAGCACTGACACAACTCGGCAGtcagtcaatttttttttttttaaattttttgcttTTACTATCGGATTGACACAGCTCGACAGCAATAGTTTAATACCACACCATTGTCAGAGCCGTAAATGttcgatttttctttttttgataaTATTCTGAGTAATTAACCGTTATATTGTTTGTCATCCGAAGCTGAAAAGGGGAAGGAGCGTACCAAAAGGATCATGTCATTTCCCATCATTTCTGCGTATACTTTTATCTTTCTCACATGGCAAGTATTAGGTAGTGGAGCATCTTCCATAACTTGTGATTTATCACAAATTTTCCTGATTCCTTTATCTCATCAAACCGTATCTATAacatatatttttattctattaAATGCCTTATATAGGTCAAAtatcataattaattactacCCATTAAGTCCTTTTAATTGCATGCACTCTTGCAGAAAAAGATTTAACGTTTTAGGGAAAAAGTAAAACTGATTTTtacacatttttttaaaaaaaataatattgaaCCTAATTATTATCGGGTGTCCATAGGATACCAAATAGAGGAACCGATTATTAGTTACTTATATATTCCTAAAAATTCTTGTAAATTTGATACAAGTAAATTGTACATTTTGAAGCCCCAATTAAATGAAAAAATTTCAAACTGTTGCCCTACGGACAATTGGATACTGACTTCAACTTCCttttgaaaaaggaaataaCACCTGAggctttttatttatttatttatttatttattgttagtCGTTTATTGACAAATTCACAAAGATTTGATTGAATAAAGAAAGAGCGTGAACCGTTGACTCTATTAAATATGATTAGGTGAACATCGAACAGATAAGCTTGCATCATTAGTTGGTTCAGTTTCTTGGTACTTGTATATAAGTTAAGTTGCAGGATACTTAACAAGATGTCTCATCTTCTGAAAGTCTGTTTTTAAATTCTTCTGTGCTTCATTGGTTCCTGTAAGATAATTGGAGAAGTAAGTACTTCAACCTCAGTTTCTTgaacttcttttcttcttgatgAGGTAATAACTGCAAGACTTTAGATACTTTCTTGAATTTCCATCCAATTCTGATTGCCATTTCCATCGATGATGTTGCTGAATGTGATGTATTATTGGAGCTGCATCAAATTTCTTGATTGTTTCttggtttttgttttgttggtaGGATTGAGAATGCTGTGATGGGGAGGAAAGGGATACTTCAGAAGATATTTCTTGGGATTTTAGTGGTTCATCTTCTAGTAATAGCAGTTGCTGCTGGTTATAATAAGGGCTTGAAGATATGGCCCATGCCTGTCTCAGTGAGCCATGGACGAGGTACACTTTATCTCAGAAATGATTTGGAGCTCAGGATTGATGGGAGAATGTATAGTGATGCTTCAGGAATTTTCAAGGATGGATTCTTCAGGTTCCTTGAAATTCTAAAAGGAGATCATGTTTTTCAAACCAATATTTCCAGTTTTAATTCTTCCCTTATAATCAAGGGAATTCATGTGGTCATTGTTTCGCCAAGTGATGAGGTAAACCATTTAAGTTTCAACTTTCCCCGCTCTCCTTTACTGCAATCCAATTGGACCACAAAGAAAAAATAGATATAACTGTGCACAGTACTGTGGGATTTTGGAGTTATCAGTGTAGTTTCTATACATATCTTTGCTTCAAAATGACGAGCTTGGTGTGGTTTCCAACAACTTTACTTTTTCTGAATATCACCCTGCTAATTTAGTACTAAAAGACTTGAGGTAAAATATCTTTCCTGTCCCATTAACTTTACATATGAGCTTTAAGATGAAGATAATGGAACACAGATAAGGAGTGAATTGCTTCTTTTAGCCAATTATGCAGAGGACTCGGTTGAACTTATTCACTTAATTTGATTGTAGATTCGGTGACATTTCACTGTCCAAACCCCAGACTAGTGAAGGAAACCAGATTTCTATTTGTCACGGGCTTTGAATAACTTTATTGTGAAGCTTCTTTTCAGAACAGAATGTTCTATTTGCAGTTTGGCTTCTAGCATGACGATTCATTTACAAGTTTGTTTTCACCTTAATGTGATTTGAAACTGCATAGGATGTTCTTTTAATGCAGTTACAGCACGGAGTTGATGAGTCATACAAGTTATCTGTCCCAATGCTGGGAGATCCAAGTTATGCATATATTGAGGTGAGTTTGAGTTAGTTGCTTGCAGTAATTAGTTGCAATTGCAATAAGATGAATTCTGGTTTCAAGAGCAGGATGTGCTTTTCTTTAGACAACTCTGCTGTCTTTACATAACTATCGCCTTTTCAAATCTGACCTTTAAATGCTAGGAACTGTATCTTGTTTTAAGTAGTGAGGCTGCAAATTTTGCTATCTAGGGTCTTAAGGATGTGGAGATTAAATTAAAGCTAGAATAACCCTTAAAAACATTGATCATGTGGAGAGAAAGATCATAAACACAGGAGCTCTATCTTAGCCCTAAAGCTAATTTTTGAGTAAAAGAGAGTTTTCAATATCAACATGTAAACTGTCTATGTCATTAAAAAGCTAACCAAGATGTAGGAAGCTTAATAGTTTTAGGTTCAATACTCAATTgccaaaccaaaataaccactTGCATTGAACCTTTCATGAGAACTTTTAACTTCTAGTTAGTTCATTGTCAGCTAGCATGAAGTGGAAACACCCTTGACCCTCTACTTTAGCATGACCAAAAGTGCAGTTGTCCACTGTTCTTGCAGTAGAAATTTACAAACATGATTATCTCCTTAAGTTGTTTAAGGCAATAAAACTTTTGCAggattttttttggttataCTTGGTTAATGTTGGGTGATAGTAAGTTTAAACCATGCCAGTACTTTCTCTATACTATATTTGATACATGAATTGGAAGTTTTCGCTTCTATGCAGGCAAAAACAGTTTATGGGGCATTACACGCACTAGAGGTATGATTTTCACTCTTGATACTAAAATAGtcttttgatatatatatatatattttttgaaaagaagATCTGACGTAAATGTTTACTTTCAATCGATCTGCTACAGACATTTAGCCAAGTTTGCTATTTTAACCATTCATCCAGAGTAATTGAAATTCATCAGGCTCCATGGATCATTTTCGATGAACCAAGGTTTTCTTATCGTGGGCTTTTGATTGGTGAGATGCCTTTAAAAATTTTGCATTGTTTAACATTATTTTGGTTTGCCATTTCCTCCACATAATAAGAAAGAACAAATAAAGCAGAGGATTGTgaatttttgtgtgtgtgtttctttatttattttagtaaaGGAGTGGTGGAGTTGAGCAGTCAATATTTTTCACAAGCATTCCAAAATTTTTTGGAGGTTCCCAGAAAATAGTGAAATTTACATAACATCTGAAGGGTTGAAATGACCATGGCCAACATTCAGAAACCACCATAGACTAGTAGTCAAATGCACTAATATTCTTTGTCAGCACTCCCTTTCTATTCAAGGTGCTAATGTTTATATTCTGTTGTCACATGTACTTTGTGTAGATACATCTCGGCACTTTCTGCCAGTGCCCGTGATAAAGAAGGTCATCGATTCTATGACGTTTGCCAAATTGGTATGCACCAGATAATTTCATGCAACCTGTTTTGCTATTTTCAGTTTGACTACATAAAGGAATTTGAGTTCAATGATTTGTCTCTCTAATAGTTATGTGCATAAAGGAATCTATAGCAGATTataggggaaaaagaaaaagattataGAGTGCAATTGATTGTGTGTTTGAACCAAAGCTTTTGCGTTGTCTAGAGAAAATAGTTTCTTGAATACatgccacaaaaaaaaaaagaaaatcttgtCAAGTGACTGAATTGTGACTAAAATTGTGTCATACACACCAAAGGAACAAATGTAAGCATAATGCTCACTTTTCTAGAGATATATCAGATATTCTTACAAGCAAGTCCTAACTTTTGAGTTGCGCCACCCCTTTTCCAAGTATTTACACTGTCACATGCCTGGTTCATGAAAAAGAATCAGGCATAGATATAAGGAGCTCTTTCAACAGACATAAGCATTAAACTACTTTTCAGTCTAATGGATGCTGTAAGAATTTAGCAGCACTTCACTAATCTGACAATAGTTTATGTTTCTATTTGGCACCTTTGTTTCCTGGTTCTTTGAGTTACTGCTTCCATTTAGGAAACAAATGACATTGTGCAGAAATGTATCTGCCAGAATTTTCTGGAGCAGGAGATAATTTTATACCATAAGCACTGTCTTCTTAGGTGTCCACTGAGTAAATTGCTTTGTGTAGCAACTGACAGATCCTAGTTTGCATTTCAATTTGCAAATAAATGATCAGATTGATCTGAGCAAGAAGCTACTGTGGCATAGGAGAACTTCTCATTGGATGCTTAAACAAAGATAATGAGAATAGATAATGAGTTAAAGGGTCAAGCGTCTACCATTTTGGAGGCTGTTGGTGGCTAGCTATCCAGTCTTCATTTGGTATCCAAGTAAATATGGACAATCAATCTGCCATCACTTACACGCTGGGCCAAGAGTTCACGAAAATAGATGTGGTGGATATTATAGGGAAATTCACACGAACCATTGGGATTTGGGGTTTAGTTGAGGACTAATCCAATAGCTGGAGTCACTGTAAAAACTCTTTCATATAAGCTGTTTAGATCTTCACTGCATGTGCAATAAGAACAGTAAAATTTATTGCTATTGGGTTATGCATTAGACTGGATAGCTAGTGCACTTATAGTGTCTATAAGATTTCCAGTTTGCTTTAACTGATCGAAGTAGGGAAATGGTAAACAGGAAAGGATACTTTCAAACTGTATAAATTTTTGACATGAGATTGATGAACCGTTCTTATGGCCTATGAATGTTCTAGTCTTATTTATGGATATTAAATACTCCACAATTATTGACATTGAAGCCTTTTTTCCTGAGAAACTCGAGCAATACAAATCACCATATCCGTATGAGAAGGacaaaaatttcataaaatGGAGACATTGAACTCAAATAGAATGAAGTCTTCCAAATTTTTGGTTGCTTTAGAGAATGTCAACAAATATAACAAAGAGAACGCCAACATTGCCCTCTATTGAGATAACCTGGCACCATTCCATGATGGATTCTCAAAAGCTGTTTAACATTAGTATTTTGACATTGGTATTCCTGTGGCGCTTCATCTGATTTGCTTACAAGCATGACTCTGTACTGGCATTACCCGCACCATTGATGCTGATGTGAGTATGGAAGCCAGGTTAATGCTCCTAGGAATCAGAAAATTCAAATAAATGGTTTACAAGAAAATTTTAAGGTAGTCATGTGTAATGTTAGCAACTTAGCATCATCTTTACTGTCTGCTCCCAAGAATGTGAAAGTTGCCTTGAGAATCAATAATTTGTTTATACTTTGGATGATAGTTTTCGTTGGTTTGCAGAATGTGCTGCATTGGCACATAGTAGATGAAGAATCTTTTCCTCTTGAGATACCTTCTTATCCAAAGTTGTGGAATGGTGCTTATTCTAGTTCAGAACGATACAGCATGGCTCAAGCTGCTGAGATTGTCAGGCAAGTTATTATTATGCATCTTTTCGGGTTAGGTCCATTTTGATATCTTCCATGACATATCTTTTTGAGATTTGAAATTGTAATGTTGCAGATATGCTCAAAGACGAGGAATCCATGTATTGGCTGAGATTGATGCGCCGGGACATGCTAAATCCTGGTAACTCATCTGCTTTCTGCATTACTACTTTGCTAAGAACCTTCTTTTCAAGAACATGAATGATACTGGATGAGTTTAATGGCagaaaaggattttcaaattattttagtTCTTTTCAGTTGTTTCTCCAATAGCATGCTGGTATATAATGCCCGCTGTGCAACAGCTATGCTTGTAAAAGCATCatcattttatgttttttttgttGAGATCAACAGGTTTGTTGCATCTCCTTGCAGAAAAATAGTTGCATTACTtgataaatttcacatttaactaGTTGATTAAAGTCTTAATCAATTTGTGacaagaagaagggaaaaaaaaaggattgacTCTGTTCCCCTACCACCCCGCACCTCCACACCCCCTTAGGAGTGAACACGCTAGTGAGGTGTTCACTAGCATTAGCCATCCACTAAAGAAGTAATGTTTTTAAGCTGTTTGAATGTATGTGTCATTTATGGAGTATTTTTTCCACCGAAGAAAGAAGGGAGGTGCTTACCTGTTAGTAGTTTGAACTTTATTGTGTGTTCTTATTTATAATTAGGTTGGTCATCCTTTGGAGATTTGGCATTTTGTAAATGTTCTTTGCAGTAACTTATTGAAGAAATGAGAATAGTTAAAACCTCAGAAACAGTCATGTTACCACCTTTCTGGTTTTGCTACATTTGTAACTCTATAAGGAGGATCTTGTGATTATATTTGATATGAAGCTTAGGAGAGTTGTAATGGTGATCATAAAGTAATCTTTTAGTAAGTTTGCAGTTTTCAAATGCCAATGATCAAAAGGAACAGAATCCTGGTAATTGAGATACAGATATAATGTTGAAAAGCCCAATCAATCTGTAATTTATTCTAAATTGTTTGTCAAACACTTAAAAGTATGTTAGTGGGTTCAGAAACTTGTCTTTGAAATTTTAGGACCTGAATTAGTAGTCAtcagttttccttttttattctgACTTCTGCAATATAATCTCTAGAACTAACTATTTTCAATTTGTAGGGGTATTGGTTATCCTTCACTTTGGCCATCAATAAATTGTACACAACCTCTTGATGTTAGCAATGATTTTACTTTCAAAGTTATAGATGGAATTCTCTCAGGTGATACTTCTTTATGAAAAATTTTCATGTCTATTTCACTGCAAGACAAAAGAAAACTCGACCTGATGAaaatctttttaattttcagatATAAGTAAGATCTTCAAGTACAGATTTGTTCACCTTGGAGGAGATGAAGTGAACACAAGTgagttttattttttgttatgtcCATATTTACATTGTATGAAGCTATTTTGTGTCATGTATGGAGATGCTAATCTTCTGGCCTCATTGATTGAGATGTTTTTGcaattcaaaaaattcaatgaCTCGAGTCTTCAAGACTGTACTAGTTGGATCTCTTGTGTCTTCTGTATCTTTGAGAAGATAAACAAAATGACTGTTGATCCAATAGGTAACTGCTTTCAGCTAGCACCAAGATTGGCTATCTTGTCATTTGTTCAATGCAAATCTCGGTTATTTACAATAGTTATTTGTGTATTCAGTTCAGTGCATGTTCATGTCTGTTTAGTCTAGCTTATAAAGTaattatttctttcttctttaaaCAAAGCTCAGTAATCATATGCAACTGATGTGAGTGCAGGTTGCTGGACTTCAACTCCTCATGTAAGCAACTGGTAACACTTTCAAAGCATTACTTGttcttttgattgattttgtcTCAGGGTTCCTTAACTCTCTGAAGCTTTCAGTAGATATTCATGGATGTTAATATGTATTAGCATAATCTGTCCATGCTAAGTTcactagtttcaaatgccatagATATGACATTGTGGCAAAGGGAATGTGCAATGGTCAATATCTAAAATTGTTTTACTGGAAATTGAGGTTAATATCAGCACATCTTTCTCTTGATACATGTTATTCTACATGACATGGCTGCGGAAATTTCAACAAAACACTATAGTATTGATCTAATACATGTTTTGTGCTAGTGTCTTTTGGATCTGATATACAGATTTTAGTGTCTTGGGATTGTATCTGTGCAAGAGGATGATCTTTTATCTTAAGAAACATGATTGTGCATTTAAGAATGATTTGGACATTTCACATTTTGGAAAGAGTTCTAGCTTCATTTATTAACTATAGATAACTTGGGAGTAATTATTAAAGCCTAAATCACTTCTGAGGAGAAGTTACTGGTGATTCCTCTATGTTGTAAGTAAACCCATTTTCCTAGATAAAGGATAAAGAGAAGAGGTCCTATGATCTCAACTTGCTCAGTTTTCACGCTAAATATGGTTTTGCACCTTATGTTAAACTTCCTGTCATCATCTCTTGGGATCTGATATTACTTGATTTTGAAGACACCATACTAGAAGACCCTTAGCTTCCTCACTTTAGCTAGCATCCTGCTTTTGATACCACAGCATCATGTTGTCAGCAGATATCATTAGTCTAGAAAGAGGATGCTTTTTCTGTCATCCTGCCTAGTTAATCAATAGCAGAGAGCTTATCTAtttaaggaattgaagaaacaTGTGGAGATGCATTATGGATATGGCATTATGTGCATAAAATCCTTCAAGTTGTGGACAGCTAATTTCTTGACTTTAAAACATTTCGGACTGATGGTTTAGCCTTAACAAGTTGCTAGGACTTAATACAATTAGATTGTCGTTTTACTGTTATTGGGGGAGCTCGTTGAAGAAGGAGAAGGGTTGTAGTTATCTGGCAGATTTGGATGAGAATTGATCAACCTTATCAGTAGTTGTGCAGTTTGATAGAATAAAAGAGTTAAAAGTGTTAAAAGAGGGGATCAGGGGAATTTGTGAGATAAACATTTTCAGCTCACTCTTGTTACACAAAACACAAAAGACAGGCAAACTTTTTTATTACAGAAAGCACAGGCAAGCCTTAGGACTCTTGGGATGCGCATGGGGATAGATTTCATCCCTGCTATATCATACTTCAATGTCTTGTTTACTAGATTGACGTCTCtgtttggttgtgtttattaGAATCAAGTTGACAGTGACTCTTTCTATGCTGCTGAAAGAGCTATCTGATGCAACAGGTTAAAGGAGCAAGGTCTTAATGGAGATGAGGCTTATCGGTACTTTGTCTTGAAAGCACAGGAAATAGCTTTATCCTATGGATATAAAATTGTGAACTGGTAAAATCATCTACTTGAGGAAACTTTTCTGCATCAATTGGATTTAATTAAACTTTTGCTTGTAAAATTACAGGGAGGAGACCTTCGTCAATTTTGGGAGTAAATTGAGCCGAGAAACTGTTATCCACCACTGGTAAGGATCTCctcattttgatttttgatgcaAATGTTCTAGGTTCAAGTTTCAACCTAACCTGTTATTGAAATATACTGTGTTTATGAATTAGTATTTCATACATTGGGCTAAATGGACATGTATGAATTCTCTAACAGGCTTAGAGGTGGTGTTGTTCAGAAAGCAGTTGCAGCTGGATTCCAATGCATTGTAAGTAACCAGGAAAGCTGGTACTTGGATAATGTAGGTACAACATGGAAAACTTTCTATGCCAATGAGCCCCTATTTAATATTAGAAAGCCTCAGCAAAAAGCATTAGTTATGGGGGGTGAAGTATGCATGTGGGGTGAACGTGTTGACGGGTCAGATATTGA
This Coffea arabica cultivar ET-39 chromosome 3e, Coffea Arabica ET-39 HiFi, whole genome shotgun sequence DNA region includes the following protein-coding sequences:
- the LOC113736426 gene encoding beta-hexosaminidase 3 isoform X3, which encodes MRIENAVMGRKGILQKIFLGILVVHLLVIAVAAGYNKGLKIWPMPVSVSHGRGTLYLRNDLELRIDGRMYSDASGIFKDGFFRFLEILKGDHVFQTNISSFNSSLIIKGIHVVIVSPSDELQHGVDESYKLSVPMLGDPSYAYIEAKTVYGALHALEAPWIIFDEPRFSYRGLLIDTSRHFLPVPVIKKVIDSMTFAKLNVLHWHIVDEESFPLEIPSYPKLWNGAYSSSERYSMAQAAEIVRYAQRRGIHVLAEIDAPGHAKSWGIGYPSLWPSINCTQPLDVSNDFTFKVIDGILSDISKIFKYRFVHLGGDEVNTSCWTSTPHVSNWLKEQGLNGDEAYRYFVLKAQEIALSYGYKIVNWEETFVNFGSKLSRETVIHHWLRGGVVQKAVAAGFQCIVSNQESWYLDNVGTTWKTFYANEPLFNIRKPQQKALVMGGEVCMWGERVDGSDIEQTIWPRAAAAAERLWTPYDKVAKDTTEVTERLAHFRCLLNQRGVAAAPLTGWGRAAPMEPGSCYKQ
- the LOC113736426 gene encoding beta-hexosaminidase 3 isoform X1 — encoded protein: MRIENAVMGRKGILQKIFLGILVVHLLVIAVAAGYNKGLKIWPMPVSVSHGRGTLYLRNDLELRIDGRMYSDASGIFKDGFFRFLEILKGDHVFQTNISSFNSSLIIKGIHVVIVSPSDELQHGVDESYKLSVPMLGDPSYAYIEAKTVYGALHALETFSQVCYFNHSSRVIEIHQAPWIIFDEPRFSYRGLLIDTSRHFLPVPVIKKVIDSMTFAKLNVLHWHIVDEESFPLEIPSYPKLWNGAYSSSERYSMAQAAEIVRYAQRRGIHVLAEIDAPGHAKSWGIGYPSLWPSINCTQPLDVSNDFTFKVIDGILSDISKIFKYRFVHLGGDEVNTSCWTSTPHVSNWLKEQGLNGDEAYRYFVLKAQEIALSYGYKIVNWEETFVNFGSKLSRETVIHHWLRGGVVQKAVAAGFQCIVSNQESWYLDNVGTTWKTFYANEPLFNIRKPQQKALVMGGEVCMWGERVDGSDIEQTIWPRAAAAAERLWTPYDKVAKDTTEVTERLAHFRCLLNQRGVAAAPLTGWGRAAPMEPGSCYKQ
- the LOC113736426 gene encoding beta-hexosaminidase 3 isoform X2, producing the protein MGRKGILQKIFLGILVVHLLVIAVAAGYNKGLKIWPMPVSVSHGRGTLYLRNDLELRIDGRMYSDASGIFKDGFFRFLEILKGDHVFQTNISSFNSSLIIKGIHVVIVSPSDELQHGVDESYKLSVPMLGDPSYAYIEAKTVYGALHALETFSQVCYFNHSSRVIEIHQAPWIIFDEPRFSYRGLLIDTSRHFLPVPVIKKVIDSMTFAKLNVLHWHIVDEESFPLEIPSYPKLWNGAYSSSERYSMAQAAEIVRYAQRRGIHVLAEIDAPGHAKSWGIGYPSLWPSINCTQPLDVSNDFTFKVIDGILSDISKIFKYRFVHLGGDEVNTSCWTSTPHVSNWLKEQGLNGDEAYRYFVLKAQEIALSYGYKIVNWEETFVNFGSKLSRETVIHHWLRGGVVQKAVAAGFQCIVSNQESWYLDNVGTTWKTFYANEPLFNIRKPQQKALVMGGEVCMWGERVDGSDIEQTIWPRAAAAAERLWTPYDKVAKDTTEVTERLAHFRCLLNQRGVAAAPLTGWGRAAPMEPGSCYKQ